TGATCGGACGCCAGGGGGGCTGCGCGCGCCTCGCCCTCCTCCGCGCCGCGCGCCTGCGATCGGCCGCGCTAGCGCTCCCGCGCCGGCTGCAAGGGCAGGTCGGGGTATTCTCTGTTGACGGCGCGCGCGGTCTGCGGCACCTCTGAGCGCGGACGCTCCTTATGCGCGAACGCCTCCTCGCTCTCATCAGCCGCACCGTGGTGCACCGGCCGCTGCGGGTGCTCACGATCGCGGCGCTCGCCGCGGTCGCCGGCGCGGCGCTCGTCCCGGGCCTGCACGTCCGTGCGGGCCACTCGGCCGTTGTCTCGAGCGACAGTCCCGACCAGCGGCGCTTCAACCAGTTCCTCGAGCGCTTTGGCTCGCCCAACGTGCTCTTTGCGCTGATCGAGGGCGGTAATGCGCCGCTGCGGCGGCAGCTCGTCGACCGCCTCGGCGCGCGGCTTCCCGCACCGCCGCTGGCGGCCGGCGCGCCGCGCTCTCCTTGCTCGACCGCGGCCCGGGAGCGGGCGAGTGGCTGCGTGCGGGACGTCTTTGGGCGGGTCGCGCTCGATCGCCTCGAGCGCTACGGCTTGCTCTTCTTGCCGCAGGCGGCGCTGCACCGGCTGGTCGCGGCCTTGGCGGATCCGCAGCTCGGCTTCCGTGGGCTCGCGCAGGTCGGGGACTTGTCGGGACTGCTCGGGCTGGCGGCGCAGGAGGTCACACGTCGCGCGCAGCTACCGGCACCGACGGGGGCCGAGGCCGCCGAGGCTGGGCGCGCGCTGGTGCTGGCGACGCAAGCGATCGACGCCCTGACAGAGTCGCTACGCGCCGCCGAGCCGCGGGCGCTCGATCTGCGGGCGGCCTTGGCGCAGCTCGCCGGATCTGCCGCGCAGCTCCAATCCGGCGTGGATGACGCCGGCTACCTCCGCTCGCGCGACGGACGGATGGCGGTGGCGATGATTCGGCCGATCGACGAGTCGGACGAGCCAGCCGTCGTCGTGCCCTTCGTCGGCTATGTGCAGCGCCAGGCCGACGGTCTCGCCGCCGCGCTGACGGCGGCTCACTGCGGGGCGGAGCAGGCGCGCGCCGGGGCGGCAAGTGCGGCCTGCAGCGAGGGGCCCCTTCGCGTGCGTCTCGCGGGCCTGCCGGCGCTGATCGTCGCCGAGCAGTCGATCCTCGACCGCGACACCGTGATGACCAGCGCTGTCGCCGCCCTGGCGATCGTGCTGATCTTCGTCTTCGGCTTCCGCTCGCTACGCCAGAGCCTGATCGGCATCGTGCCCTTGACGATCGCCATGCTTTGCACCTTGGCGGCGGTGCGCCTGACCGTTGGCGAGCTGAACCTGATCACCACCGCCTTCATCCCGACCGTGCTCGGCATCGGGATCGACTTCAGCGTCCAGCTCTTGGCGCGCTACAACGAGGCCCGGCGTGGCGGCGCCGAGGCGGTGGCGGCCGTACAGACCTCGATCGCCAGCGCGGGCCCCGGGGTGCTGACCGCCGCGCTGACGATGGCCGGGGCGTTCGTCGCGCTGACGGCCTGTCGGTTCAAGGGTTTTGCCGATCTCGGCGCCATCTCGGCGATGGGGCTGCTGATCGCGCTCGCGAGCGCCCTCTTCGTCGGCTCCGCGATGTTGACCTGGAGGCCGCTGCGCTGGCTCCAGCGCCCGCCGCGCTTGCGGCATGCGCCCGAGCACGATCCAGCGTTGGCGCTGACGCGGCGGGTGTTCTCGCCGCTCGGCCGGCGCTTGCTGCTCGGCGGCGGGGTGCTGGTGACGGTCCTGATGTTCTGGCGCGGGCAGAGCATTCCCTGGTCCTACAACTACCTCGACCTGCTGCCCGCGGATGCCGGGGCGGTGCAGGCGGTTAGCGCGCTGGCGGAGCATACGGACTTCTCCTTCGAGGTGGCGGCGCTCGACACGCCCTCGCTAGCAGCGGCTCGCGACCGCGGTGAGCGCCTGGCACGCCTCGCCACCGTCGGGCGCGTCGAATCGCTCGCGAGCTATCTGCCCGCCGACCAAGAGGCCAAGCGTCGCGAGCTCGAGCGGCTACGTCCGGTGGTTGGCGCGCTCACGATCACGCCCTACGCGCCGCCGTCGACCGGCTTCGCGTTGGCGCGCTGGCGCGAGGGCCTCGACGCGTTGCTCGATGCGCTGCAGGACATCAGCTTCACCGCCGAGCGCGCGGGTCAGCAGGAGGCGGCGCGGGGGCTGGCGCCGACGGTCGCGGCCCTGCAGCGCCTGCGCGAGGCGAGCGCGACGTTGCCGGCCGAGCGCGTTCAGCGTCGGCTGGCCGCGCTCGAGGCCACGGTGATAGGCGGGCTTCGTGCGGCCCTGAGCTTGGTGCAGCAATCGGTCGGTCTCGAGGCGCTGACCGAGGCGAGGCTGCTCGAGCTGCTGCCCCGCGCGGTGCGCGATCGGCTCCACGCCAAGGGCCACTACGCGCTCTACGTCTATCCCAAGGGTTCGCTCTGGGCGCCCGGCTTTCTGCCGCGCTTCGTCGACGACCTGCGCAGCGTCGATCGCGGCGCGACGGGCT
The Pseudomonadota bacterium DNA segment above includes these coding regions:
- a CDS encoding MMPL family transporter, translating into MRERLLALISRTVVHRPLRVLTIAALAAVAGAALVPGLHVRAGHSAVVSSDSPDQRRFNQFLERFGSPNVLFALIEGGNAPLRRQLVDRLGARLPAPPLAAGAPRSPCSTAARERASGCVRDVFGRVALDRLERYGLLFLPQAALHRLVAALADPQLGFRGLAQVGDLSGLLGLAAQEVTRRAQLPAPTGAEAAEAGRALVLATQAIDALTESLRAAEPRALDLRAALAQLAGSAAQLQSGVDDAGYLRSRDGRMAVAMIRPIDESDEPAVVVPFVGYVQRQADGLAAALTAAHCGAEQARAGAASAACSEGPLRVRLAGLPALIVAEQSILDRDTVMTSAVAALAIVLIFVFGFRSLRQSLIGIVPLTIAMLCTLAAVRLTVGELNLITTAFIPTVLGIGIDFSVQLLARYNEARRGGAEAVAAVQTSIASAGPGVLTAALTMAGAFVALTACRFKGFADLGAISAMGLLIALASALFVGSAMLTWRPLRWLQRPPRLRHAPEHDPALALTRRVFSPLGRRLLLGGGVLVTVLMFWRGQSIPWSYNYLDLLPADAGAVQAVSALAEHTDFSFEVAALDTPSLAAARDRGERLARLATVGRVESLASYLPADQEAKRRELERLRPVVGALTITPYAPPSTGFALARWREGLDALLDALQDISFTAERAGQQEAARGLAPTVAALQRLREASATLPAERVQRRLAALEATVIGGLRAALSLVQQSVGLEALTEARLLELLPRAVRDRLHAKGHYALYVYPKGSLWAPGFLPRFVDDLRSVDRGATGFPVSHWESNLAIQSGFRSATALAGLAIVLLLAFDFRSVRYTALALFPLSVGIAWMWGSMSLLGMSYNFANIVGFPMIVGIGVAYGIYILHRFRQEGERNVPAVVRNTGLGVLLSALANMAGFGSIALATHRGARSLGLLLFFGCCFCLIAAALLLPALLGELKRERR